The following are from one region of the Mesorhizobium sp. B2-8-5 genome:
- a CDS encoding NAD kinase: MSKAASRFAFVSSDTDDARAALESLSARYGQVPVAEAEIIIALGGDGFLLQTLRDTMSTGKKVYGMNRGTIGFLMNEYRAGGLEERIAAAVAETIRPLEMVAVTHDGETVSAPAINEVALWRQSYQTAKIRITVDGQVRLEELNCDGVMIATPAGSTAYNLSAHGPILPLDAPLLALTPVSPFRPRRWRGALLSNKATIRFDILEAEKRPVNAAADHTEVKAVASITVRESPTATATLLFDPNHSWNERILAEQFRY, encoded by the coding sequence ATGAGCAAAGCCGCCAGCCGTTTCGCCTTCGTCTCTTCCGACACCGACGACGCCCGCGCGGCGCTGGAAAGCCTGTCGGCGCGCTATGGGCAGGTGCCTGTCGCGGAGGCCGAGATCATCATTGCGCTGGGCGGCGACGGCTTTCTTCTGCAGACGCTGCGCGACACGATGAGCACGGGCAAGAAGGTCTACGGCATGAACCGTGGCACCATCGGCTTCCTGATGAACGAATATCGCGCCGGCGGCCTCGAGGAACGCATCGCCGCCGCGGTCGCCGAGACGATCCGGCCGCTCGAAATGGTCGCGGTGACGCATGACGGCGAAACCGTTTCGGCGCCGGCCATCAACGAGGTGGCGCTGTGGCGCCAGTCCTACCAGACGGCGAAGATCCGCATCACCGTCGATGGCCAGGTGCGGCTGGAGGAGCTCAACTGCGACGGCGTGATGATCGCGACGCCCGCCGGCTCCACCGCCTACAATCTGTCGGCGCATGGGCCGATCCTGCCGCTCGATGCGCCGCTTCTGGCGCTGACGCCAGTGAGTCCTTTCCGACCGCGCCGCTGGCGTGGGGCGCTGCTGTCCAACAAGGCGACCATACGCTTCGACATCCTGGAAGCCGAAAAGCGCCCGGTGAATGCCGCGGCCGATCATACAGAGGTCAAGGCGGTGGCCTCCATCACCGTGCGGGAATCGCCGACGGCGACGGCAACTTTGCTGTTCGATCCGAACCATTCATGGAACGAACGCATCCTTGCCGAGCAGTTCCGCTACTGA
- a CDS encoding DEAD/DEAH box helicase: MSSDTTIAQEALTFSDLGLSPKVLSAVTDAGYTKPTPIQAGAIPHALLGKDVLGIAQTGTGKTASFVLPMLTRLEKGRARARMPRTLILEPTRELAAQVEENFIKYGKNHKLNIALLIGGVSFDEQDKKLERGADVLIATPGRLLDHRERGKLLLNGVEILVIDEADRMLDMGFIPDIERICEMIPFTRQTLFFSATMPPEITKLTEKFLHAPVRVEVSKAASTATSITQRLVKSGAKPWDKRETLRNLIKAEDAELKNAIIFCNRKIEVSELFRSLLKHDFDAGALHGDMDQRARMQMLANFRDGKLRYLVASDVAARGLDIPDVSHVFNYDVPIHAEDYVHRIGRTGRAGRAGKSFTIATRSDTKYVDAIERLIGTKIEWHDGDLSTVTESEGEEQPRRGRGAPRRAGRKDEDRKDDRKERGERKKDRHAKRDETPDTAREEQPVAEVADIAERRARKDAIRSENERKGPGNRHEQRGDARPQRDRPGRHRQEEDDSTVGFGDDVPAFMRIVAKV, translated from the coding sequence TTGTCCTCAGACACCACGATCGCTCAAGAAGCGTTGACATTCTCAGACCTCGGCCTGTCGCCGAAGGTGCTCTCCGCAGTCACCGATGCCGGCTACACCAAGCCGACGCCGATCCAGGCCGGCGCCATCCCGCATGCGCTGCTCGGCAAGGACGTGCTGGGTATCGCCCAGACCGGCACCGGCAAGACCGCTTCCTTCGTGCTGCCGATGCTGACGCGCCTGGAAAAGGGCCGGGCGCGAGCCCGCATGCCGCGCACGCTGATCCTCGAACCGACCCGTGAGCTGGCCGCGCAGGTCGAGGAAAACTTCATCAAATACGGCAAGAACCACAAGCTCAACATCGCGCTTCTGATCGGCGGCGTCTCATTCGACGAGCAGGACAAGAAGCTCGAGCGCGGCGCCGACGTGCTGATAGCTACGCCCGGCCGCCTGCTCGACCACCGTGAGCGCGGCAAACTCCTTCTCAACGGCGTCGAGATTCTCGTCATCGACGAGGCCGACCGGATGCTCGACATGGGCTTCATTCCCGACATCGAGCGCATCTGCGAGATGATCCCGTTCACGCGCCAGACGCTGTTCTTCTCGGCGACGATGCCGCCGGAGATCACCAAGCTCACCGAGAAATTCCTGCATGCGCCGGTCCGTGTCGAGGTTTCCAAGGCGGCCTCCACCGCAACCAGCATCACGCAGCGGCTGGTGAAATCCGGCGCGAAGCCATGGGACAAGCGCGAGACCCTGCGCAACCTGATCAAGGCCGAAGACGCGGAACTGAAGAACGCGATCATCTTCTGCAACCGCAAGATCGAAGTATCGGAGCTGTTCCGCTCGCTGCTGAAGCATGATTTCGATGCCGGCGCGCTGCATGGCGACATGGACCAGCGCGCCCGCATGCAGATGCTCGCCAATTTCCGCGACGGCAAGCTGCGCTACCTCGTAGCCTCGGACGTCGCCGCGCGCGGTCTCGACATTCCCGACGTCAGCCACGTCTTCAACTACGATGTGCCGATCCATGCCGAGGACTATGTCCACCGCATCGGCCGCACCGGCCGCGCCGGCCGCGCCGGCAAGTCCTTCACCATCGCCACCCGCTCCGACACCAAATATGTCGACGCGATCGAGAGGCTGATCGGCACCAAGATCGAGTGGCATGACGGCGACCTGTCGACCGTGACCGAGAGCGAGGGCGAGGAGCAGCCGCGCCGCGGCCGCGGCGCCCCACGTCGCGCCGGCCGCAAGGACGAGGACCGCAAGGACGATCGCAAAGAACGCGGCGAGCGCAAGAAGGACCGTCACGCCAAGCGCGACGAGACGCCCGATACCGCGCGCGAGGAACAGCCCGTCGCCGAAGTGGCCGATATCGCCGAACGCCGCGCCCGCAAGGACGCGATCCGTTCCGAGAACGAGCGCAAGGGCCCGGGCAACCGTCACGAACAGCGCGGCGACGCTCGTCCGCAGCGCGACCGCCCCGGCCGCCACCGTCAGGAAGAAGACGACTCGACCGTCGGCTTCGGCGACGACGTGCCGGCCTTCATGCGGATCGTCGCGAAGGTCTGA
- a CDS encoding OmpA family protein, with protein MKKTVLVAVATALLVSACTTTDPYTGDQKISNTAAGAGLGALAGASLGLLAGGNDRRNALIGAGIGALAGGAIGATMDQNEAELRRQLQGTGVSVTRSGDQIILNMPSDITFNVDQDAVKPGFYPVLNSVALVLKKFRQTTVDVFGHTDSTGGDQHNFDLSQRRALAVANYLSGQGVDQRRFAVTGFGKTRPIASNATAAGREQNRRVEIQLSPLT; from the coding sequence ATGAAGAAGACTGTGCTCGTCGCCGTGGCGACGGCTCTATTGGTGAGCGCCTGCACCACCACCGATCCGTATACCGGCGACCAGAAGATCTCCAATACGGCAGCCGGCGCCGGCCTCGGCGCGCTGGCTGGTGCCAGCCTCGGTCTGCTGGCTGGCGGCAATGACCGCCGCAACGCCCTGATCGGTGCCGGCATCGGCGCGCTCGCCGGCGGCGCGATCGGCGCGACGATGGACCAGAACGAGGCGGAGCTTCGCCGTCAGCTGCAGGGCACCGGCGTCAGCGTCACCCGCAGCGGCGACCAGATCATCCTCAACATGCCGTCCGACATCACCTTCAATGTCGACCAGGACGCGGTGAAGCCGGGCTTCTATCCGGTGCTGAATTCGGTCGCGCTGGTGCTGAAGAAATTCCGCCAGACCACGGTGGACGTTTTCGGCCACACCGATTCGACCGGCGGCGACCAGCACAATTTCGATCTGTCGCAGCGTCGCGCGCTTGCCGTCGCAAATTACCTGTCCGGCCAGGGCGTCGATCAGCGCCGCTTCGCCGTCACCGGCTTCGGCAAGACCCGCCCGATCGCATCCAATGCGACCGCCGCCGGCCGCGAGCAGAACCGCCGCGTCGAAATCCAGCTGTCGCCGCTCACCTGA
- a CDS encoding GFA family protein, which translates to MTIKGSCHCKATTFEVAEAPRTVTQCTCSFCSKRGSLWAYYVPSQFKLTSPPQNVSFYRWGSKTVKHGFCATCGCGTFTETPDWSTGKPDFDNPKISVNSRLFDDFDLDKVEVVVIDGKNLW; encoded by the coding sequence ATGACCATCAAGGGAAGCTGCCATTGCAAGGCGACAACCTTCGAGGTTGCCGAGGCGCCGCGGACGGTGACGCAATGCACATGCTCGTTCTGCTCGAAGCGCGGGTCGCTATGGGCGTATTATGTGCCGTCGCAATTCAAGCTCACGAGCCCGCCGCAGAACGTCTCCTTCTACCGCTGGGGCTCAAAGACCGTAAAGCATGGTTTCTGCGCCACCTGCGGCTGCGGCACCTTCACCGAAACGCCTGATTGGTCGACCGGAAAGCCGGACTTCGACAACCCGAAGATCAGCGTCAATTCGCGCCTGTTCGACGATTTCGACCTGGATAAGGTCGAGGTGGTGGTCATCGACGGCAAGAATTTGTGGTAG
- a CDS encoding GFA family protein, whose product MTRKLTGKCFCGAVHYEVADEFVYAANCHCSNCRRTTGSAFKPFAGIEREKFRLTAGDDPLLIYGDETGHDAHCGRCGSLIYSLVRDGAYVHIAMGTLVDDPTIRPTAHIFVGSKAKWFTIADDLPQYDGHVPG is encoded by the coding sequence GTGACGCGCAAACTTACCGGAAAATGCTTCTGCGGCGCAGTCCACTATGAGGTTGCGGACGAATTCGTTTATGCCGCCAACTGCCATTGCTCGAATTGCCGGCGCACCACGGGGTCGGCGTTCAAACCCTTCGCCGGCATCGAGCGCGAAAAGTTTCGCCTGACCGCCGGCGATGACCCGCTGCTGATCTACGGTGACGAAACTGGCCACGACGCGCATTGCGGGCGATGCGGCTCGCTCATCTATTCGTTGGTCCGCGACGGCGCCTATGTGCATATCGCCATGGGGACGCTGGTCGACGATCCGACCATACGGCCGACCGCCCACATCTTTGTCGGGTCCAAGGCGAAGTGGTTCACAATCGCCGACGACCTGCCGCAATATGATGGGCATGTTCCCGGCTGA
- the prfB gene encoding peptide chain release factor 2 (programmed frameshift): MRAETLNIVDEIRQAITLLRRHFDWDQAVKRLEYLNSRAEDSSLWNDPIEAQKLMRERQELEDGIAAVKGMTQALEDNIGLIELGEEEGDDGIIAEAEAALRSMQGEAKARQVETLLSGEADANDSYLEIHAGAGGTESQDWASMLLRMYTRWAERRRFKVEVLEIHDGEEAGIKSATVLIKGHNAYGWLKTESGVHRLVRISPYDSNARRHTSFASVWVYPVIDDSIEINVSESDVRIDTYRSSGSGGQHVNTTDSAVRITHLATGIAVACQAERSQHKNRAKAWEMLRSRLYEEELKKREAVANATEASKSDIGWGHQIRSYVLQPYQLVKDLRTGVESTSPSSVLDGDLDEFMEASLSHRIEGGAGEAVADLD; this comes from the exons ATGCGCGCGGAAACGCTCAACATTGTCGACGAGATCAGGCAGGCGATAACCCTGCTGAGGAGGCAT TTTGACTGGGACCAGGCTGTAAAGCGGCTTGAATACCTGAATTCGCGCGCCGAGGATTCCAGCCTCTGGAATGATCCGATCGAAGCGCAGAAGCTGATGCGGGAGCGCCAGGAGCTCGAGGACGGCATCGCCGCCGTCAAGGGGATGACGCAGGCGCTGGAAGACAATATCGGCCTGATCGAACTCGGCGAGGAAGAGGGCGACGACGGCATTATCGCGGAAGCGGAGGCGGCGCTGCGTTCGATGCAGGGCGAGGCGAAGGCCCGCCAGGTCGAGACGCTGCTCTCGGGCGAGGCCGACGCCAACGACAGCTATCTCGAAATCCATGCCGGCGCTGGCGGCACCGAGAGCCAGGACTGGGCCTCGATGCTCCTGCGCATGTACACGCGCTGGGCCGAGCGCCGCCGCTTCAAGGTCGAGGTTCTGGAAATCCATGACGGCGAAGAAGCGGGCATCAAGTCCGCCACCGTGCTGATCAAGGGCCACAACGCCTATGGCTGGCTGAAGACCGAGTCCGGCGTCCATCGCCTGGTGCGCATTTCGCCCTACGACAGCAACGCGCGGCGCCACACCTCCTTCGCCAGCGTCTGGGTCTATCCGGTCATCGATGACTCGATCGAGATCAATGTTTCCGAATCCGACGTGCGCATCGACACCTATCGCTCCTCGGGTTCGGGCGGCCAGCACGTCAACACCACCGACTCGGCGGTGCGCATCACCCATCTCGCGACCGGCATCGCGGTCGCCTGCCAGGCCGAGCGCTCGCAGCACAAGAACCGCGCCAAGGCCTGGGAAATGCTGCGCTCGCGGCTTTACGAGGAAGAGCTGAAGAAGCGCGAGGCGGTCGCCAATGCCACCGAGGCGTCGAAGAGCGACATCGGCTGGGGCCACCAGATCCGCTCCTACGTGCTGCAGCCCTATCAGCTCGTGAAGGATCTGCGCACCGGCGTCGAAAGCACTTCGCCGTCGAGCGTGCTCGACGGCGATCTCGACGAGTTCATGGAAGCCTCGCTCTCGCATCGCATCGAGGGCGGCGCGGGCGAAGCAGTGGCGGACCTCGACTAG
- a CDS encoding penicillin-binding protein 1A: MIRLIGYFFGIGTTLALLVAGGLAIYISHLTKDLPDYEVLAKYEPPVTTRIHASDGALMAEYARERRLYLPIQAIPDRVKAAFMSAEDKNFYNHPGIDITGLGRAIIVNLQNFGSGRRQVGASTITQQVAKNFLLSSDQTYERKIKEMILAFRIEQAYSKDRILELYLNEIFFGFGAYGVAGAALTYFDKSVNELTVAEAAYLASLPKGPNNYHPFKHADRALERRNWVIDQMVENGYVTREEGDKAKAEPLGVTPRRNGSYLFAGEYFTEEVRRQIIARYGENALYEGGLSVRTTLDPKIQLIARKAMQNGLLKYDMLRGYRGPVTHIDVSGDWGVPLGNVKGLEDVPEWTLAVVLDSSATGLTIGIQPTRQISGDLVKERVQGTVSKEDMGFAMRHFVNGKSVRAKSPAEVLEPGDVVFVQKNDGSDNTYMLRQVPEVEGGLVAMDPHTGRVLAMVGGFSYAQSEFNRATQAMRQPGSSFKPIVYSAALDNGYTPASVIMDGPITIQSGNTTWTPKNYDGTVAGPATLRSGIEKSRNLMTVRLANDMGMKLVVEYAERFGVYDHLAPYLPMALGSGETTVMRMVSAYSIMANGGKSIKPSLIDRIQDRYGKTVFKQDERGCEGCNATEWKNQPEPELVDNSEQVLDPMTAYQITSMMEGVVQRGTGATVGELGRHIAGKTGTTNDEKDAWFIGFTPNLVVGLYMGYDTPRGLGHGATGGGLAAPIFKDFMRVALDGKPNTDFQVPDGMKLIAINRKTGMRAAEGDPNTIIEAFKPGTGPADSYWVIGMGADGSNGSGAGLSPQANQAIQDGGGGLY; this comes from the coding sequence ATGATTCGTCTCATCGGCTATTTCTTTGGCATCGGCACGACGCTGGCGCTGCTGGTGGCGGGCGGTCTTGCCATCTACATCAGCCATCTGACGAAGGACCTGCCCGACTACGAGGTTCTGGCCAAATACGAACCGCCGGTGACGACGCGCATCCATGCCTCCGACGGCGCGTTGATGGCTGAATATGCGCGCGAGCGGCGTCTCTATCTGCCGATCCAGGCCATCCCGGACCGCGTCAAGGCCGCCTTCATGTCGGCCGAGGACAAGAACTTCTACAACCATCCGGGCATCGACATCACCGGTCTTGGCCGCGCCATCATCGTCAATCTGCAGAATTTCGGTTCCGGCCGGCGGCAGGTCGGCGCCTCGACGATCACCCAGCAGGTGGCCAAGAACTTCCTGCTCTCTTCCGATCAGACCTATGAGCGCAAGATCAAGGAGATGATCCTGGCCTTCCGCATCGAGCAGGCCTATTCGAAGGACCGCATCCTCGAGCTCTATCTCAACGAAATCTTCTTCGGCTTCGGCGCCTATGGCGTCGCGGGCGCCGCGCTCACCTATTTCGACAAATCGGTCAACGAGCTGACGGTCGCCGAGGCGGCTTATCTCGCCTCGTTGCCGAAAGGCCCGAACAACTATCACCCCTTCAAGCACGCCGACCGTGCCCTGGAGCGCCGCAACTGGGTCATCGACCAGATGGTCGAGAACGGCTACGTCACCCGCGAGGAGGGCGACAAGGCCAAGGCCGAACCGCTCGGCGTGACGCCGCGCCGCAACGGCTCCTATCTGTTTGCCGGCGAGTACTTCACCGAGGAAGTCCGCCGCCAGATCATCGCGCGCTACGGCGAGAATGCGCTTTACGAGGGCGGCCTGTCGGTGCGCACCACGCTCGATCCCAAAATCCAGCTTATCGCCCGCAAGGCGATGCAGAACGGCCTGCTCAAATACGACATGCTGCGCGGCTATCGCGGTCCGGTGACGCATATCGACGTTTCCGGCGACTGGGGCGTGCCGCTCGGCAATGTGAAGGGCCTCGAGGACGTGCCGGAATGGACGCTGGCCGTCGTGCTCGACAGCTCGGCAACCGGCCTGACCATCGGCATCCAGCCGACGCGGCAGATTTCCGGCGATCTGGTCAAGGAACGCGTCCAGGGCACCGTCAGCAAGGAGGACATGGGCTTCGCCATGCGCCACTTCGTCAACGGCAAGTCCGTCAGGGCAAAGTCTCCGGCGGAAGTGCTGGAGCCCGGTGATGTGGTTTTCGTGCAGAAGAATGACGGCTCCGACAACACCTACATGCTGCGCCAGGTGCCGGAGGTCGAGGGCGGCCTCGTCGCCATGGATCCGCACACCGGCCGCGTGCTCGCCATGGTCGGCGGCTTCTCCTACGCGCAGTCGGAATTCAACCGCGCCACCCAGGCGATGCGCCAGCCCGGTTCCTCGTTCAAGCCGATCGTCTATTCGGCGGCGCTCGACAATGGCTACACGCCGGCCTCGGTGATCATGGACGGCCCGATCACCATCCAGAGCGGCAACACCACCTGGACGCCGAAGAACTATGACGGCACGGTCGCCGGCCCGGCCACCTTGCGCTCTGGCATCGAGAAGTCGCGCAATCTGATGACCGTGCGGCTGGCCAACGACATGGGCATGAAGCTGGTCGTGGAATATGCCGAGCGCTTCGGCGTTTACGATCATCTGGCGCCCTATCTGCCGATGGCGCTGGGCTCCGGCGAGACGACCGTCATGCGCATGGTCTCGGCCTATTCGATCATGGCCAATGGCGGCAAATCGATCAAACCGTCGCTGATCGACCGCATCCAGGACCGCTACGGCAAGACGGTGTTCAAGCAGGACGAGCGCGGCTGCGAAGGCTGCAACGCCACCGAATGGAAGAACCAGCCGGAGCCGGAGCTGGTCGACAATTCCGAGCAGGTGCTCGACCCGATGACCGCCTATCAGATCACCTCGATGATGGAGGGCGTCGTGCAGCGCGGCACCGGCGCCACCGTCGGTGAGCTCGGCCGCCACATCGCCGGCAAGACCGGCACGACCAATGACGAGAAGGACGCCTGGTTCATCGGCTTCACCCCGAACCTCGTCGTCGGCCTCTATATGGGCTACGACACGCCGCGCGGCCTTGGCCATGGCGCCACTGGCGGCGGCTTGGCAGCCCCGATCTTCAAGGACTTCATGCGCGTTGCGCTCGACGGCAAGCCGAACACCGACTTCCAGGTTCCCGATGGCATGAAGCTGATCGCAATCAACCGCAAGACCGGCATGCGTGCTGCCGAAGGCGATCCGAACACCATCATCGAGGCTTTCAAGCCCGGCACCGGTCCGGCCGACAGCTACTGGGTGATCGGCATGGGCGCCGATGGCTCCAACGGTTCCGGCGCGGGGCTGTCGCCGCAGGCCAACCAGGCCATCCAGGACGGCGGCGGCGGCCTCTACTGA
- a CDS encoding N-acetylmuramoyl-L-alanine amidase, with product MGPAGAADKRGGAAGHFLRVAWTALLLALLFCLTAAARADTLLGATGYKMAGDATKMRIVVNFDREPDVKWFLLRGPNRLVVDLPRTRFALDAKDVKPRGLVRAVRYGDQGHGSRLILTGKGPFAVDKLDVLKNDDGSGYRIAIDMSAASEREFDEALANQSLTTGSTVSTEKGERVGTGPVSAPGHRFTVVIDPGHGGVDGGAESSAGTVEKDVTLAFAKELRDKLAAVGKYDVYMTRDNDVYLALDERVRIARQHEADLLISIHADTIAVKGLRGATVYTLSDKASDPEAQALADRENLSDQFAGMKIEDDNKEVTDILIDLIRRETHGFSMSFAHTLVGQLSTSVGLINNPQRSAGFRVLRAPDVPSVLVELGYLSNVKDEAQLLNADWRGKAAQSITNAVALFAAAKTGTATGG from the coding sequence ATGGGACCGGCGGGCGCCGCAGACAAGAGGGGTGGGGCCGCTGGGCATTTCCTGCGCGTGGCCTGGACTGCCTTGCTGCTGGCACTGTTGTTCTGCCTTACAGCCGCCGCGCGTGCCGACACCCTGCTTGGCGCGACCGGCTACAAGATGGCCGGCGACGCCACAAAGATGCGCATCGTCGTGAATTTCGACCGCGAGCCGGACGTCAAATGGTTCCTGCTGCGCGGCCCCAATCGCCTCGTCGTCGATCTGCCGCGCACGCGATTCGCGCTCGACGCCAAGGATGTGAAGCCGCGCGGCCTTGTACGGGCCGTTCGCTACGGCGATCAGGGACATGGCTCGCGCCTGATCCTCACCGGCAAGGGCCCTTTCGCCGTCGACAAGCTCGACGTGCTCAAGAACGACGACGGCAGCGGCTATCGCATCGCCATCGATATGTCGGCTGCCTCCGAGCGGGAGTTCGACGAAGCTCTCGCCAACCAGTCGCTGACGACCGGTTCGACGGTTTCGACCGAAAAGGGCGAGCGGGTCGGCACCGGACCGGTCTCGGCGCCCGGCCATCGCTTCACGGTGGTTATCGATCCCGGCCATGGCGGCGTCGATGGTGGCGCCGAAAGCTCCGCCGGCACGGTCGAGAAGGATGTCACGCTCGCTTTTGCCAAGGAACTGCGCGACAAGCTGGCCGCGGTCGGCAAATACGATGTCTACATGACACGCGACAACGACGTGTACCTGGCGCTGGACGAACGCGTGCGCATCGCGCGCCAGCACGAGGCCGACCTCCTGATCTCCATCCATGCCGATACGATCGCCGTCAAAGGCCTTCGCGGCGCCACGGTCTACACGCTCTCGGACAAGGCTTCCGATCCGGAGGCCCAGGCGCTCGCGGATCGCGAGAACCTGTCCGACCAGTTCGCCGGAATGAAGATCGAGGACGACAACAAGGAAGTCACCGACATCCTGATCGACCTGATCCGCCGTGAAACGCATGGTTTCTCGATGAGCTTCGCCCACACGCTGGTCGGTCAGCTGTCGACCAGCGTCGGCCTGATCAACAATCCGCAGCGCTCGGCCGGCTTCAGGGTGCTCAGGGCTCCGGACGTGCCGTCCGTCCTGGTCGAGCTCGGCTACCTCTCCAACGTCAAGGACGAGGCGCAGCTGCTCAACGCTGACTGGCGCGGCAAGGCGGCGCAAAGCATAACCAACGCGGTTGCCCTGTTTGCCGCCGCCAAGACCGGAACCGCGACGGGTGGCTGA